A genome region from Neptunomonas japonica JAMM 1380 includes the following:
- the yfaE gene encoding class I ribonucleotide reductase maintenance protein YfaE, translated as MAIPRIKVNHFHTFYYQYESTLLDALEVQEVPAPYNCRGGYCGCCKVRLIDGEVEYIRETLLDMDEGEILTCCCVPKTHIEIEIPES; from the coding sequence ATGGCCATTCCTAGAATCAAAGTTAATCACTTTCATACTTTTTATTATCAGTATGAATCGACCTTGTTAGATGCGTTGGAAGTCCAAGAAGTTCCAGCGCCGTACAATTGCCGCGGAGGCTATTGTGGGTGTTGTAAGGTTCGATTGATCGATGGTGAAGTTGAATACATTCGAGAAACCTTGCTCGATATGGATGAAGGTGAGATCTTGACGTGTTGCTGTGTTCCTAAAACACATATTGAGATAGAAATCCCTGAATCTTGA
- the nrdB gene encoding class Ia ribonucleoside-diphosphate reductase subunit beta — protein sequence MSYSTFNPSAHDATLEPMFFGRSVNVARYDKQKYPIFEKLIEKQLSFFWRPEEVDLSTDRKDFMNMPEHEQHIFLSNLKYQTLLDSVQGRSPNVAFLPIVSLPELETWFETWAFSETIHSRSYTHIIRNIITEPSEVFDQIVTNEEIVKRAEAVTRLYDELIELTSIFSVHGAGQHVVAGKTYDVSMRNLKKKLYLTMVSVNVLEAIRFYVSFACSFAFAERAIMEGNAKIIKLIARDEALHLTGTQHILNILASGADDPDFKEIALECKDEAIAIFAEAAQQEKEWSTYLFRDGSMIGLNAKILSDYVEYITNVRMRALGFEDMFPATQNPLPWMNAWLSSDNVQVAPQESEISSYLVGQIDNQVDDTDFDDFDL from the coding sequence ATGTCTTACTCTACGTTTAACCCGAGTGCTCACGACGCAACCCTTGAACCGATGTTTTTTGGCCGAAGCGTCAATGTGGCGCGTTACGACAAGCAAAAATATCCTATTTTTGAAAAATTGATTGAAAAACAATTATCTTTTTTCTGGCGTCCAGAAGAAGTAGATCTGTCGACTGACCGAAAAGATTTCATGAACATGCCGGAGCATGAGCAGCATATATTTTTGAGCAATCTTAAATATCAAACGTTACTGGATTCTGTTCAGGGACGCTCGCCTAACGTCGCTTTTTTACCGATTGTTTCCTTACCTGAACTAGAAACTTGGTTCGAAACCTGGGCTTTTAGTGAAACTATCCATAGCCGCTCATATACGCACATTATTAGGAATATTATTACTGAGCCTTCTGAAGTATTCGATCAGATCGTGACGAATGAGGAGATAGTAAAGCGTGCGGAAGCGGTGACTCGCTTGTATGATGAGTTAATAGAGTTAACGAGTATTTTTTCTGTTCATGGTGCTGGTCAGCATGTCGTTGCTGGAAAGACTTATGATGTCAGCATGCGTAATTTGAAGAAGAAGCTTTATTTAACAATGGTTTCAGTCAATGTGCTTGAAGCTATTCGTTTTTATGTCAGTTTTGCCTGCTCTTTTGCTTTTGCTGAGCGTGCCATTATGGAAGGTAATGCCAAGATCATTAAATTGATTGCACGTGATGAGGCATTACACCTGACCGGTACTCAGCACATTTTGAATATTCTAGCTTCAGGCGCTGATGACCCTGATTTTAAAGAGATTGCTCTTGAGTGTAAGGATGAAGCGATTGCCATCTTTGCTGAAGCAGCACAGCAAGAGAAAGAATGGTCAACTTACCTGTTCCGCGATGGCTCAATGATAGGCTTAAATGCGAAGATCCTGAGTGATTATGTTGAGTACATTACTAATGTGCGTATGCGTGCGCTCGGATTTGAGGATATGTTTCCTGCAACACAAAACCCATTGCCGTGGATGAACGCTTGGTTAAGTAGTGATAATGTCCAGGTTGCACCTCAAGAGTCTGAAATTAGCTCTTATCTGGTGGGCCAAATCGATAACCAAGTCGATGATACTGACTTCGATGATTTCGACCTGTAA